The Montipora foliosa isolate CH-2021 chromosome 1, ASM3666993v2, whole genome shotgun sequence DNA segment cttgaaagaaaaaggatTGTCGTTAGTTGACTCTGCCATTTCGAAGGAGGATACATACTGGTTTCTTACACGGCAACTAGCTTCTTATTTTTCAAAGCCGCTGGCATTTACATTGTAAGCTGTTGGAAATGGTGAAAAGGCCAGGTTGCAGGGGTCGAGTGGGTGTGTGTCGTGAGTGCAGGGGATCCAACAATACAACAACAGTGCACTTAGCAACTGTCTCCGAGAAGCATGGCGAACCACAAAGTTGGAAGGTTTTCGACATGGACTAGAGAAACATACATCGACCCTATAAATATGCCAGCAAACAGATACTACACGCCACATTTTATGGCTTCCGGAGATGAACAACGTTACGGCGAAGGTAGAGAGAAATGGTTTCAAGATTATCGCCGCTCTCACGTAGCTGAACAGACACTAGCAAAAAATTTGAACACTCTTGGATCTCCTTACCGACCGACAAGCTTCTCTGATAAACCCGATCGAGTTTTAGGGTCTCGTTGCTCGAGAAGGGAAGCTGTTTTAAATAAACCACGGCATCACATCATCAACCGAATCCCCGATAGAGAAAGGGACCGCGCTCAAATCGACGACATTGGATTTCAACATAGACAGCAGTACAGGGACCAAAGTGGGACTCTCCTTGGTCAAAAACTGGAGTACTTTCACGTCCCAACAAAAGCGGAGGAGCAGTTTTTACCCAGAAGTAGTCCTCCTGAGGGAACTATTGGAAGTTATCCCAACAATACCAGGGCTTCATTAGAGTACACTTACGACAAGGAAAGAGGCCCAAAAGACTATGAACTTTggtacaaagtttaaagaacTCAAGGCAAAGAGGCTCAAACCACTTTCAACACGTTCAAGAAAGTGCACTATGTAAAGGATTTATTCTACAATATTGTATCACCAAGCAACCGTGTTATGGTTTCCCGTAAAACAGTAATCATTGCACAATCGACATAagtaaggtggctctgaatctgctccagagagtGTTTTAACGTTTGCAGAGTTTCAATTTCGCCTTCTGATCACTTCTGATCCAAATTGGGGTTACCAAGTCAATACATACAGTTCAACGATTCTCATTGCAAAATTTAGGGTGTTTTAGATGGCTTTTCTGTTGCTATAGTGATCTATAATGCCAAAATATCGAGTGTATTTCGTTAAGCAAAAATTGGTATCACAACATTGCCATTCTGTGAAAAAGTATTGTAGACTCAATATTATTGCTGTAGAAAGTCGGTctcttgaaattgttgaaattgGTTTGAGCCACCGTAATTTAAGTGGCCTAATCAGTGCTATAGATGAAAAGCCTAGCAAGATGCAACACACTCAAACTCATTGGCATCTTGACCTCTTGGACCTTTATGAGGACAAAAGGAGCCAATTAGCAACAAGTTAATTTATCTGTACACTGTATGTTGCTTTTGCTTACAGCCCAATCTCATGCCCAAAGTCCCCAGTCTCTTTGGTCAGCGGGTTGTCATAAgtagagactctgggataatggacgCAATTTTCCCACAAAATCTGGGGCGGTTTTTGGGTTGGGACTTTTGAGTTGTAAtgtaacagccaatcaaaaaattctaataatttttttttttgattatcccagagtctctcctcAGAAAACCCACTGACCAAAAAGCAtcaggactctgggtacgaaaTTGGAACCAGTCAAAATGACTGGGGTTACTTTCTGGCTGTGTGGGCTACAGGCttttggtgtccccaaacacaGAAATGATGTTAATGGTGGTTTTCCAAACATATCATCATTCGTCTGAGTATTGAACTCTTCAAGACATATGCAAACATGGCTGCTGATCACAAGTGAAAAACATGAGTTAGTGGCTATTAGTTTTTATGAAAAATTGTCAGAGAGGAATAAGGAATAATTTTCAAAAGCGTTTGGTGTACTTACCGGTAGTcacacttacatgtatgtcaagCTGGAATGCCATGTGGTAGTTATGTCATTTACGATTATCATTGAGGTGTGTGCAGTACCTCTCATTCCTTTGAGTTTTCATGTGGAAAAACTGGGAAATTGGGAAAAACACTTTTATACACAGTTTTAAAATACTCATGCATATTCCATAGCTGCTTTGACCAATCAGATGAATTTCTCTAGAGGTGTGAGTAAGTTGTTATACCTAGTCATTCACCCAAGAAACCTAAAATCCTGGTCAGGTATTTGAACATGGCCCCAGTAAAATAGTCAGGTAAATAgatgaaaataaacatgaaGCATTATGATTATATATCCTTTGGTGGCATTATAAAATGCTTCATGTTCATTTGCATTTATTGGAGCATTCCTCTTGTGAAGGGTCTTTGTTGTTCCTTGATATCTGCCACTCAGAGAAAACCTTAAAACACCCACTTTGTTAAGTTCCTGGTAGACTTTAGAATGCAGTGTTCcacatcttttttcttttgttcttccatCTTTGGCAGCCTAAACCGTAGTTTTGGAGGCATGTCCTCGTTTCAAGAGCCCTCAAAACACTACACCGCACCTTTTTGGTGCTTTCTGGCCAACATGAATAAAATTTTTATACGTCACTGAATTAAATTTCTTTGATTCCCAGGTGAACTGGACTGGCATGCAGaggcggatccaggggaggggtTGAGGGGGTTGCAACCCCCTCTTTGAACAgtattttcttgttatttgtTTAACTctttataaaaataatatgataaAATTGTTTTATACGTAGTTTTTTCACTTCCACCAAATGACTGATTGTCAAGTTAGGAAAAGACAATGTACTTTTCAAGTCTCAGGAATGCTGGAAATGGCGTTTTAAAGGGTTAAATCGggaaaattttctgggggacaTGGCCCCGTATCCGACAACCCCCTCTTTCAGGAactcctggatccgcccctggcATGTCATGTCTTCTTATGTAACACTAGGAAATTaggttttctttattgtttaggGTGTTTTTCAATTCCCAGGCAAACTGAGCTACAATAGATCGCCTTTCACGAAGGAATGGTCTTTATTCCATCATGATTGGTCAAAACGGCTATTGAATATGGAGGAGTATTTTAAGCTATTGAAAACATGTGAAGCATGTGTTTAGTCAGATATAAAAAAATCCTGAGGGAGAAATTCTTTTAtatgataaaacactcctgcttgTGCATACATCATACATTGGTGCATACATCAAGGTTTATTTCATAGACGAAGCTGTAAACATTTTTCAGACATTTTGAactgagtttttttttctgccttACGTTTGTGTCTAACTATCAGCAATTTAAGTGAAGACCCACATCCAATACAAAGTTTGCTACCAAGTATTTTCCTGGCTCTTGTTGTTTAATTTAGTTTGGATGACGCCTGCAGCATTCAGTTACTCTACTATAGTAATCCCCAATGTTAACAGATGACTTCACTGTTTTTTGGGTCTGGTTTCATACCAGAAATTACAGAACTGTGGATTTTATCGGATATAAAAGCAGCTACAAGACTTGATTTGTCATCTGCACACTCAAATCACAGACAGCTGACAAATATTATTGCTTATCACATGAGTTAATATTCAGGCCATTTTAAGCCATCatttagggtgcgtttgattgaccctattccgggataagaatacgtggagtgatcaTTAAAACAGAATGTGTGGCGCTtttaaagcaacaaggataagaaatgtatgtttaaaatagcatttagcaagtgtttgataactttaatgtgaatctccgtaaaaacgaaggatttctaacttctattccatgtattcctattttggaatatggtCAATTAAACGCACCCTTAAAGTGTTCATGCGTGCATTCATTCATATTTGTATTCCTCCTGTTTGTTTTGGAAAGAGTTCTTGCAAGACTTGTTATGTAAAGATGTTTTTACTTCCTGGCCAAGTCATCTTTTTGGATGAGGtattggttttttttccaatgtGAACCAAACAAACTAACATGGACCCATTAGACTTCTGGTGGCGTCAGTGTGGCCAATATGTAAAAAAGAAGCACCCACCAAAACAGGGAAGTCTCGCTGTTGATACTTGTCAGAAGACTTGATGCCTTCCACTCTCAGTTATTACGGTAACCATAGGTGTTCGAGAGGATTGATGACACTAATGAAGAAGTGAGAGAAAGAGTCGGACAAACCCAGAGTGGAGATTGATGTGACTGGAACATACATTTAGAATGGGAGATCAGAGTTTACCTAAAATTGCAGATGAGTGGGTGCTGTAAGAAGAAGTGAGAAGGAGAGAATGCCCAGTGAAGATTTGGGAGAGGacggcagagaaaaaaaaaatctaacaGACATGAACAGACCAAATctgctaactcaatgttgtacccaattcaagtcTCCTGAGGTTAAGATTCTTGTGTAATATAATTATTTGCAATATAATGTACCATTCACATTTaagtgatatggaaatacctggaacaaaatgttttattcccaaaggctTTGAAttttgggtacaacattgaattggtGACTGTTTATAGGCATCTGCCAAAATGAAGACAATGGACAGGGGCGTGTggcaaggatttgtatggaagATTCTGGTTTGATTACAGCCCTTACCTCTGCAATCTAACATCATCAAAGGACAGGATTTCAGCAAAGTACGTCTCGCATAGCTCTTAGGACTTGGTGGGGGACATGGCATTACACATGTGACAACTATGGCAAACCCTTTTCAAATTATATTTAGAATTCATCAGGGTCTGAAGCATTCCTTACTCTAACTGAATTTAAATAAGTCAGGTTCCTTTTTCTGACATGTTTAATCACAAAGTTGTGTAAACGCCTAATAACtgaaagttaattttttcaGGGTTTAATCTGTTGCAGTTCCCAAAAATGCTTTATTTAACTGTGGGCACCTCAAAGGTATTTTCTCCTCTTGGAAAGTTAGAGAATAGGTCAGTTCAGTGAATACGTGTCCAGTTGACAGTATCTTGATTGTGTACTGCTATATCACCATGCTTTGGAATTGGGCAAACAACCAAACTTCTTTATATCATCTAAACTCTAAACAAATTCATTGTAAttgcagaaacgaaagaagaattCCGACCATACATTTCAGTCTTCCGGGAAATTATATCTTTAAgcttataataataaatacatttaaGTGTTCAATTTCTTCTCAGCACCATCACTTCAGCTTTGTTGGTTGGCAATGTCACTTGAGCTGAGTCTTTGCTAAAATTTAATTAAAGCACCAACGTAAGTTATGAATTTCCTTAAAACATTTTCTTCATCGATGTATAtgcttttcaacaacaacaacaacacttatATAGATTTCTATTTAAAGCTGATCACTTACCTTTATCAGGAAAATGTCttctttccttgtgtttatCGGGCACGGAGCTGTTGAAATCCAAACGACTAGCATGATGTTGATTGGAATCTCCCTTGAAAACAGAACTTACAAATGCATTTTGGTTATGTTTCCTGTTTGCTCGCAGCCAATCTTGCTTGGAATTTAGTTCCACAGTACACCAAGATTCTACGTTCATGGTAATGAATGAATTGGATGAGCTTGCCTTGCTAAGCGCCTTGCTATAGTTTTGTCCAGTGTTTACATTTTTCGCAAGTTGCCATAGTGATGGCGTCCTCACGGAACCGCTCCGGTTCCATAATATGGCATCTTACATGAAGGCTTTATTCCGCACGAGGATGGTTGAAATGGCGGTCGAGGCGGCCGGTGCTCTTTGAAAGATCGTGAAGAAAATTCAATATTTATGGCAATGAAACTCATgattttgtttgaaaaagagCAACGAGAAAGCGTGTTGCTTAGAGAATAAAATGTATGCAATTTACAAACAGATGCACCCTCCAACTGGCGTGGAACACTGTGTTCATTGTCACTTCTTTTCATCGGTGGAAAGCAATCTGGTCGTTGCAGGGACATCGCAACTTCGTATTTACAAGTTTTACACTCAAGATGAGGTAAGAGTTACACAGTTCTACTGATATGACACACTTCTGAGGTGTAAAGTTGGAGCACCTTGGGGCTATCAAAGGTGAAACCACccgacatttcaacacacgtgtaAGGGAACATTTGGAAACGGACAGGGCCTCacacattttcaagcatctgGAGAGCTCATTAGCGTGTCGCTCTGCATGCTCCCGTGACAGTGTGGCCATCATTGATCAGGCATCTTCGCGGTTTGCTCTCAAAATCAAAGAGGCGTTGCACATATTTTTGGGACaaaccaacacttaacgcaCAGGTCAAACACGTTAACTTAAAACTTtatgtttaattttgaattactactgtcgtagtcttaattactgtcattattattattgtaatttctctagtatttatatttcactgtaatttattgttcatttcacactgaagatggcagaggcaacagtgccgaaacatgtctgtaaaactcaggagtgtcgTGTTTTCCTTAAAAAACGCAATAAGTGGTCATCCCGTGTACCTCAACAACAGCTAAAGCTAGTAAATAATTGGGTACAATACAAGGCAACCTCTGGGATTGTCCCAAGAACGTGAGAGAAACATCATATACATGGGAATTATTTTGACCTCAATATGATAACTAAACCAAACATCGAAAACGCAGTTGTAAGTCTTCAATAAATGAGAGCGATGTTCAtgtaaagccgtgttcacactcaaggTTAATTATGATCAACGGAAGTATcattcaggctatcatactccattcaattttattcaactatggttctgttcacatctacgaaaattcaaatacaatagggtaacatcgcagtgtgagacaaaaatTGGCGCCGTATTGCGTGGCTGCCACtatcatcatcaccatgcttgaggcgaggagagaaccaaggatagcttctgagaacagaagatgacaaatccaaatcttcgctccataaagcgattagaagtttcgtctgctcataccaccacgtgttcgccattctgttcaattacgcactgtaattacttcaaacaacccccttgaggttgtttgcagtaattataatccagttataatcagggactgtaattagttgatgtgaacccatttaTAATTCGATCACAAACGAgacctaatgtgaacacggcttaagaCTTAAGCTTATATGCGTACAACCTTTCATGTTCTTAATTactataagaaatgttggacactgacttatCTGAACGTTAAGTGACGTTCACTAAAAACTTGATATAGTGGCGTGGTCAAAGTCTATATTATGGCCATGCCACTATAGTTGATAAGGCAGTTGACTATCACAAGAGACTTTTCCTGGAAGCTTGGCATTGAAAGAGAGACCAGAATGCGGGGAAAGAACATTATATTATAGAAACTCCTGACATTTATGTTTCACTTGCATAATGTCCCTCACCTCACGCAGAGATCTCGTGTGCTTGTAGTCATACACATACGCAAATATGAAACGTTGAAAGAAGCTGTCACTTATTCAAACCAAAGCTGACCGAAggttttcggtcgaaacgtctttaTCAAGTTTTTAGCGAACATTGTTTAACGTTCAGataagtcagtgtccaacatttcttacagtaattatgcaaattcctgacTGCAATTTCAGCATATTTCGTTTCATGTTCTTACTTTATAGCAAAACACAACAGGATCCTCAGACAAGTCAACAGGTTTGTGTTATGACCGTAAGGGTTACtgtacaaaattatttttaagtcTTGTACATCTTCTATGCAAAACTGAGCTACATGTTACGTAATTACAAGTCTTATCCAAAAATAATGTAAGCTCACAATGATTTGATTTTCTGTCTTACATGTGCTTTGAATTTGTTGTTCTTTCCAACCCAATTCCTACATGTAGATTGTTTGGAGTAGTTTCAAGAACTGGATTGTGCTTGATGTTTCCATCACAGTTGTTATATGTAACTTGCCATTTATGTCAGTTAACATAAcccaaggctgtgctctaagtaaaatttcagggagcccttcgagctcccaagcatttcagctggggtACCCAGCCCTTGAAGTTGGTCGCcggaatgaatgaattaattattgatttaattaattatctgagatcaacaacgcagcaagatcttcatccatctctctctctctctctctcaacaaaacattgctgctactgctctggtGATCGTTGAACTTGCTGGTGCAAGAAAACCTgccatacttgagaaagacgagaaaagtggcaatgccactgatgtttttcaggtttaaaagtgaaaaagtaaagattgcggCAGGTTTATGTAAAAACGTTTGGGTCTACAGTACAGGCCACAGGAATAGTATTACTTACATGCGCTTAAAGTGCGTGCAATATGGCGTCTTTACATGCAAAATACACGTGAAATACATGCGTGAAACAGTGTAAATATTTACACAAGCTTGACAAGCTCCTCAATTACATGCAAATTGAGTGTACTTTAATTCCGATAAGCAGCACATCTTTTGTTATTCATACACACAAACTGCGTGTATTTTTCCTAGAGAAGAGTACACAAATTAATTGTGTGTTCGATTGAGAAATACCAATTTATCTTAAAAGTTGGCTCTTTcagatttccaatcgaacacaaaattcAGAAACGGATTGCACTAGGGAAGTCTTTAATTGAAAATCCATGTTGAGAAACTCTAATAAATTCCACAGCAAAACCAGTTTTCGGATTTTAATTTGTGTTCGATTTGAAATGTCCGCAACCAGGCCAATCTGTCCGGAAAACGCTTAATTCCGACTTAAGTGTGATGTATTAAGTAGATAAAGTGATAGTGTTCACAAACATCAATAAATAACTACTTTCGTTGACAAGTAAAAGAGTGTATGGATTGTCTTCTCATGCAGCCGCGAACTCgacccagagaaaaaaaaaaccaaacatttGCTACAATTTTTGtgttaagtcaataaaaactTTTGTAAGGATGTAGTTATTTCGTTTTGGTTAAAATTACACCATTCCGTACACCAGAATCTTCGTAGCAGATCTATTTACAAAGCTACGCAAATGACATCCCCAACACGAAGCTCTGGTCAGTATTAGGGCCTCTTCTTGTCATGAATGAAGTGGTATTGAGAACGCAAATATGAGAAACGTAGGCAAAGCAAATTCCTTTATGGAAGAGAAACTTCAAGAATTGAACACATTTTCTCGCCGTCATCATGCAGATGATAGCAATGgaaactaaaaataattttgattGTTTACATGTTTCCGTGCAGATGTTTAGTTTTAGTTGAAACTCCGGAATGCAATCAAACTCATGCAATGCAAAGCTGGTGTCAGCATATGGCATCTTGTTTATAACTGAAGCACCACTGCGATAACTTGACAAAATATGAGATATCACATTGAAAGATAAATCATAGGTCAACACAAAGTCGAAAGTGAAGGGAAAATCCACTAGGCTTTTCATCGCCGCAGTCATATCAGTATGCTGAGTCGTGTTGTTGCTCTCAACTTTTTTTCACACAAATTTTGGTTGCTTGATGTCAAGatgttaagcctggtttttactagcgatgcaagcataagcacaagaagcatacgcaaaTTCAGTGGCTTTTTGTTCACCAGAGCCTTTTGTTCaaacaatagacactaattaacaacatgTAAATGCGCCTGCGTGTGttgcttgtgtttatgcttgTGTCCCTAGTGAAAACCTCCAGGAaaggtactttaggaatttctgggtggggatgtgccactgagaccctggaacccttagcctataccagagctagtttcagctaaATTTTGCTActctatactagagtaaactccctaAATCattcctatcctagagtagctgttttccagaaactgaggtcactagcacagtctaaagcaaagccataacaaaaccttataccacaatcacttctttcttaaaaaaagatttattaattttatacttGTCCaacaatgccaagcacgtatgtatgcattatcaagacaataaaattaattgtctaattttaaccagtattaataccaccgatttccgtctgaatcccgatttttgacagttaataatatccagtagcgttttatgatagtcatctatcaacgctgttgaggctgagtcgtgaaaatttaaacttgccaatttctttttttttatatttttgagtagcaattcctggtttccttagtctagataaaatcttcaaccaactggtcagtttcgtgaaaaatgataccctattctagacccaaacacTCTGAtctatataccctatgctagagtaaactgcttgaaaaccatatccttcacagcggcacatacctatatagcctatatatggcagtacccccctggtgaaaaccaggctttaagcATTAAAGTATTTCAATTTGTTGCAAAgctaaaccaataaaaattacatgtaaaagcGAACTCAAGCTTCAGAAAGGGAGAGTGTATTCAAAACATTAACAGTTACATGTAAGCTAAAAAACCGTCAAATATAATGAACTCTCGATAACATCACTACATGCACTTTAATATTCATACACGCACTTAATGAGCTTCTGTGTATAAATTTTGATGGCACTTGTGAAAAAGTTGCGTGTATTTTTGTGTATCTTTTTTTACTCGCGTGTTTAGCGCGGGTAAATTGAGTGTAAATTGCGTGCTATATGGCATCTTTTCGTGCAGGAAACACGCGTGTAATGCTGACATACCCGCGGCCTGTACTGTAATGCTGGTAAACCTTTTTACTCATTAGTTgggttgaaaataatttttctaAACGTGAATCAATGCCACTTGATTCCCATGgagcttttgtgaaaactgccgtgaaacaatgaaaccacCACGGCCCAAAAGCTAtcaattttttgtttgattAAGTCATCTTCATCTGGACGAAAATCATTGCTACAGGACGG contains these protein-coding regions:
- the LOC137999007 gene encoding ciliary microtubule inner protein 2C-like is translated as MANHKVGRFSTWTRETYIDPINMPANRYYTPHFMASGDEQRYGEGREKWFQDYRRSHVAEQTLAKNLNTLGSPYRPTSFSDKPDRVLGSRCSRREAVLNKPRHHIINRIPDRERDRAQIDDIGFQHRQQYRDQSGTLLGQKLEYFHVPTKAEEQFLPRSSPPEGTIGSYPNNTRASLEYTYDKERGPKDYELWYKV